The following proteins are encoded in a genomic region of Alistipes shahii WAL 8301:
- a CDS encoding RagB/SusD family nutrient uptake outer membrane protein, which produces MKKILSILTVGCALTLSSCEDWLDKYPLAQMSPETFFSNENELQAFSNTFYTIFPGDGLYNEGYDNIVKNEIAAEMRDGRTIPASGGGWTWTDLRKFNTLLEYSGNCKDTDIRNRYDAVARFFRAYFYFEKVKRFGDVPWYAKPLGSADPELKRPRDSREFVMQRMIEDIDFAIRYLPAERDLYRVTKWTALALKSRFCLFEGTFRKYHGIDGYEHDWKWYLEQAADAAEEFITNSGYSLYTATGPATSYRDLFASENAQSVEVILARDYNSALGVFHNANFYTISASYGKPGMTRKIVDSYLMADGSRFTDKAGWETMEFKQQCSNRDPRLAQTIRTPGYTRIGATTKLAPDLANSITGYHVVKFVTGTAQDAYNKSFNDLPIFRSAEVYLNFAEAKAELGTLTQEDINLSVKRLRDRVGMSNLILDDANKNPDPYLSDAKTGYPNVTGANKGVILEIRRERTIELAMEGFRYYDIMRWKEGKTFEQPLLGLYIPAKGEYDIDGDGTPDVYFATKGETPSTTAKLTLVIDQDILFSDGDHGYISPHKNNPGIWDETRDYFYPIPTDDRSLTGGALTQNPGWNDGLNF; this is translated from the coding sequence ATGAAAAAGATTCTATCGATACTGACCGTAGGCTGCGCCCTGACGCTTTCGTCGTGCGAGGACTGGCTCGACAAATATCCGCTGGCGCAGATGTCGCCCGAGACCTTCTTCTCGAACGAAAACGAGTTGCAGGCCTTCAGCAACACCTTCTACACGATCTTCCCCGGCGACGGCCTTTACAACGAAGGCTACGACAACATCGTGAAGAACGAAATCGCCGCCGAAATGCGCGACGGCCGCACGATTCCCGCCTCGGGCGGCGGCTGGACGTGGACCGACCTGCGCAAGTTCAACACCCTGCTCGAATACTCGGGCAACTGCAAGGACACCGACATCCGCAACCGCTACGACGCCGTGGCCCGTTTCTTCCGCGCCTACTTCTATTTCGAGAAGGTGAAGCGCTTCGGCGACGTGCCCTGGTATGCCAAGCCCCTCGGTTCGGCCGACCCCGAGCTGAAGCGTCCCCGCGACTCGCGCGAATTCGTCATGCAGCGCATGATCGAGGACATCGACTTCGCCATCCGCTATCTGCCGGCCGAACGCGATCTCTACCGCGTGACGAAATGGACGGCGCTGGCGCTCAAGTCGCGCTTCTGCCTCTTCGAAGGCACGTTCCGCAAGTACCACGGCATCGACGGCTACGAACACGACTGGAAATGGTATCTCGAACAGGCCGCCGACGCAGCCGAGGAATTCATCACCAACAGCGGCTATTCGCTCTACACCGCGACCGGACCGGCCACCAGCTACCGCGACCTGTTCGCCTCGGAGAACGCGCAGAGCGTCGAGGTCATCCTCGCTCGCGACTATAATTCGGCGCTGGGCGTCTTCCACAACGCCAATTTCTACACCATCAGCGCCTCGTACGGCAAACCGGGCATGACGCGCAAGATCGTCGACAGCTACCTGATGGCCGACGGTTCGCGATTCACGGACAAGGCCGGCTGGGAAACCATGGAGTTCAAGCAGCAGTGTTCGAACCGCGACCCGCGCCTGGCCCAGACCATCCGCACGCCGGGATACACGCGTATCGGAGCCACGACCAAGCTAGCGCCGGACCTGGCGAACTCGATCACCGGCTACCACGTCGTGAAGTTCGTCACCGGAACGGCGCAGGACGCCTACAACAAGTCGTTCAACGACCTGCCGATCTTCCGCTCGGCGGAGGTCTACCTCAATTTCGCCGAGGCCAAGGCCGAGCTGGGAACCCTCACGCAGGAGGACATCAACCTCTCGGTCAAACGGCTGCGCGACCGTGTGGGCATGTCCAACCTGATCCTCGACGACGCCAACAAAAACCCCGACCCCTACCTGTCGGATGCGAAGACCGGCTATCCCAACGTCACGGGTGCGAACAAGGGGGTGATCCTCGAAATCCGCCGCGAACGCACCATCGAGCTGGCGATGGAGGGATTCCGCTACTACGACATCATGCGCTGGAAGGAGGGCAAGACCTTCGAACAACCGCTGCTGGGCCTCTACATCCCCGCCAAGGGCGAGTACGACATCGACGGCGACGGAACGCCCGACGTCTATTTCGCCACCAAGGGCGAAACGCCCTCGACCACGGCCAAACTGACACTGGTGATCGACCAGGACATTCTCTTCTCCGACGGCGACCACGGCTACATCTCGCCACACAAGAACAACCCCGGCATCTGGGACGAAACCCGCGACTATTTCTATCCGATTCCGACCGACGACCGCTCGCTGACGGGCGGCGCCCTGACCCAGAACCCCGGATGGAACGACGGACTGAATTTTTAA
- a CDS encoding TonB-dependent receptor, giving the protein MHFRLFAILLLLVAGSTTVVSGQTQQEPTLDMEFTDIPLSEAISRIEKNTRYTFFYDAKQTDLSQHVSLKAKRMPISAALKEMLAPTGLNFTITERQIALIPARKSPARQRTITGVVNDSSETPLAGVAVTLVGDNTRGAVTEANGSFTLTVPDADITLSFTYLGYVSKKVAVPATQNNVKVFLTEDAVKMEDVVVVGYGTQKKVNLTGAIATVDEKQLQNRSAPSVAHMLQGSVPGLTVSTSSGRPGNPASLNIRGITSINGGSPLVLVDGAEGDLMKINPNDVASISVVKDASAAAIYGARAAFGVVLVTTKSGDSSGKTRISYSGRWGWNEPTTSTDYETRGYYSVYLNDLFWRSYAGNNYTRYTEQDMMELWARRNDRTEHPDRPWVKIDQRDGRDTYVYYGNTDWYHYLFKDEHPNTSHSISLSGGNDRVDYLLSGSYYSEEGLFRQHPDKLQKITFRSKITFDINKWLKVSNNTSYYNYKYFYPGPSDVNTAFSWSTVHGLASFVPVNPDGTSVYNTSFSNYQIMDGLPTILNKDGHTNDDHTDNMSTTTELTWTPVKGLEIKGNFTYMFNTTRYTNRQVNTEYSQYPGEINTLTSGKMEDKLYEKSMTHTYYQANLYGTFERTFARDHNFKAMVGFNWETKFLKDVAATGYNLLSETLNDLNLVGQGADGEKRMEVGGGQNEYALMGFFGRLNYDYKGKYLVEASGRYDGTSRFKRGQRWGFFPSFSLGWRVSEEAFFDGIRDQFNNLKLRFSYGQLGNQNVGYYDYIRKISIGSQNYLFGGDKPTTATISAPVASDLSWERSIHKNLGVDMSFLNNRLAFSADFYIRDTKDMLTAGIALPATYGADSPKMNSADLRTKGYELSLNWRDEFQLLRRPFSYSVTLTFNDYVSNITKFDNPDRSFAKKYYEGMRWGEIWGYRIDGLFASDEEARNYPVDQTTVNEIINASAGAEKGLRAGDLKFRDLDDNNVISIGKNTVDDPGDREIIGNSQPRYHYGATLALQWAGIDFSIFFQGIGRQDWYPAANALAFWGPYARPYATYLPKNFHTQIWSEENPNSYFPRPRGYTALQGTNRELTAVNDRYLQNIGYCRLKNLTVGYTLPRQWTRKALIESLRIYFTGENLFTWSGIRSDYIDPEMAATNGNLRLYPWQRTYMFGVDVTF; this is encoded by the coding sequence ATGCACTTCAGACTATTTGCAATCCTCTTGCTGCTGGTCGCAGGCAGTACGACGGTTGTATCCGGCCAGACGCAGCAGGAACCGACGCTCGATATGGAGTTCACGGACATCCCGCTTTCGGAGGCCATATCCCGCATCGAGAAGAACACCCGCTACACGTTCTTCTACGACGCCAAGCAGACCGACCTCTCCCAACACGTGAGCCTCAAGGCGAAGCGAATGCCGATTTCAGCCGCCTTGAAGGAAATGCTCGCCCCGACAGGGCTGAACTTCACCATCACCGAACGCCAGATCGCCCTGATCCCGGCCCGCAAGTCCCCGGCCCGGCAGCGCACGATCACAGGCGTCGTCAACGACTCGTCCGAAACGCCGCTGGCGGGCGTGGCCGTCACGCTCGTGGGCGACAACACCCGCGGTGCGGTAACGGAAGCCAACGGCAGCTTCACGCTCACGGTCCCCGACGCCGACATAACGCTCAGCTTCACCTATCTGGGCTACGTGAGCAAGAAAGTCGCCGTCCCCGCCACGCAGAACAACGTGAAGGTGTTCCTTACGGAGGACGCCGTGAAGATGGAGGACGTGGTGGTCGTGGGTTACGGAACCCAGAAAAAGGTGAACCTCACGGGCGCCATCGCCACGGTGGACGAAAAACAGCTGCAGAACCGGTCGGCGCCTTCGGTGGCCCACATGCTGCAAGGCTCCGTCCCGGGACTCACGGTCTCGACTTCGTCGGGACGCCCGGGCAATCCGGCCAGCCTCAACATCCGCGGCATCACCTCGATCAACGGCGGTTCGCCGCTGGTGCTGGTCGACGGCGCCGAAGGCGACCTGATGAAGATCAACCCCAACGACGTGGCCTCGATCTCGGTGGTCAAGGACGCTTCGGCGGCGGCCATCTACGGCGCCCGTGCGGCATTCGGCGTGGTGCTCGTGACGACCAAGAGCGGCGACTCCTCGGGCAAGACCCGCATTTCGTACAGCGGCCGCTGGGGCTGGAACGAACCCACCACCTCGACCGACTACGAGACCCGCGGCTACTACTCGGTCTACCTCAACGACCTCTTCTGGCGCTCCTACGCCGGAAACAACTACACGCGCTACACCGAACAGGACATGATGGAGCTGTGGGCGCGCCGCAACGACCGCACGGAGCATCCCGACCGCCCGTGGGTCAAGATCGACCAGCGCGACGGCCGCGACACCTATGTCTACTACGGCAACACCGACTGGTATCACTACCTGTTCAAGGATGAGCACCCGAACACGAGCCACAGCATCTCGCTCTCGGGAGGCAACGACCGTGTGGACTATCTGCTCTCGGGCAGCTATTACAGCGAGGAGGGACTTTTTCGCCAGCATCCCGACAAGCTCCAGAAGATCACATTCCGGTCGAAAATCACCTTCGACATCAACAAGTGGCTGAAGGTGAGCAACAACACCAGCTACTACAACTACAAGTACTTCTACCCCGGCCCGAGCGATGTCAATACGGCCTTCTCGTGGAGCACCGTACACGGACTGGCTTCGTTCGTTCCCGTCAACCCCGACGGCACGAGCGTCTACAACACGTCGTTCTCGAACTACCAGATCATGGACGGACTGCCCACGATCCTCAACAAAGACGGCCACACCAACGACGACCATACGGACAACATGTCGACCACGACGGAGCTGACCTGGACCCCGGTCAAAGGGCTGGAGATCAAGGGTAACTTCACCTACATGTTCAATACCACGCGCTACACCAACCGTCAGGTCAACACCGAGTACTCGCAGTATCCGGGTGAAATAAACACGCTCACGTCCGGAAAGATGGAGGACAAACTCTATGAAAAGAGCATGACCCACACCTACTATCAGGCCAACCTCTACGGCACGTTCGAACGCACCTTCGCCCGGGACCACAACTTCAAGGCGATGGTCGGCTTCAACTGGGAGACCAAATTCCTCAAGGACGTGGCCGCAACGGGTTACAACCTGCTCTCCGAAACGCTCAACGACCTGAACCTCGTGGGACAGGGCGCCGACGGCGAAAAACGCATGGAGGTAGGCGGCGGTCAGAACGAATACGCCCTGATGGGCTTCTTCGGCCGTCTGAACTACGACTACAAGGGCAAATACCTCGTCGAGGCGAGCGGCCGCTACGACGGCACATCGCGCTTCAAGCGCGGGCAGCGCTGGGGCTTCTTCCCCTCGTTCTCGCTGGGATGGCGCGTCTCGGAAGAGGCCTTCTTCGACGGCATCCGCGACCAGTTCAACAACCTCAAACTGCGCTTCTCGTACGGCCAACTGGGCAACCAGAACGTCGGTTATTACGACTATATCCGCAAAATCTCGATCGGGAGTCAAAACTACCTGTTCGGCGGCGACAAGCCCACCACGGCGACCATCTCGGCCCCGGTGGCTTCCGACCTCTCGTGGGAGCGAAGCATCCACAAGAACCTCGGCGTGGACATGAGTTTCCTGAACAACCGCCTGGCCTTCTCCGCCGACTTCTACATCCGCGACACGAAGGACATGCTCACCGCGGGCATCGCCCTGCCGGCCACCTACGGCGCCGACTCGCCGAAAATGAACAGCGCCGACCTGCGCACCAAAGGCTACGAGCTCTCGCTCAACTGGCGCGACGAGTTCCAGCTGCTGCGCCGTCCGTTCTCGTACAGCGTGACGCTGACCTTCAACGACTACGTTTCGAACATCACCAAGTTCGACAACCCCGACCGCTCCTTCGCCAAGAAATACTACGAAGGCATGCGCTGGGGCGAAATCTGGGGTTACCGCATCGACGGACTGTTCGCCTCGGACGAGGAAGCCCGCAACTACCCCGTCGACCAGACGACCGTGAACGAGATCATCAACGCCTCGGCAGGAGCCGAAAAGGGACTGCGCGCCGGCGACCTGAAATTCCGCGATCTGGACGACAACAACGTAATCTCCATCGGCAAGAACACCGTCGACGATCCGGGCGACCGCGAAATCATCGGCAACAGCCAGCCGCGCTACCACTACGGCGCCACGCTGGCGCTGCAATGGGCAGGCATCGACTTCTCGATCTTCTTCCAGGGAATCGGCCGCCAGGACTGGTACCCGGCCGCCAACGCACTGGCCTTCTGGGGTCCCTACGCACGTCCCTACGCCACCTACCTCCCCAAGAACTTCCACACGCAGATCTGGTCGGAGGAGAATCCGAACTCCTATTTCCCCCGTCCGCGCGGCTACACGGCCCTGCAGGGAACCAACCGCGAGCTGACGGCCGTCAACGACCGCTACCTGCAAAACATCGGCTACTGCCGTCTGAAAAACCTCACGGTGGGCTACACGCTGCCCAGGCAATGGACCCGCAAGGCGCTGATCGAGAGCCTGCGCATCTACTTCACGGGCGAAAACCTCTTTACCTGGTCGGGCATCCGCTCGGATTACATCGACCCTGAAATGGCCGCCACGAACGGCAACCTGCGTCTCTACCCCTGGCAGCGGACCTACATGTTCGGCGTGGACGTCACCTTCTAA
- a CDS encoding FecR family protein, whose amino-acid sequence MNPDNHTWDLLVGALKGTLGEAEQREFDRWAAEAENRRFYNNLTRVWREIQQRAAAYEPDRDRLWRQLQQRIGTYEIPHADQLPKRRRSHLLQMAIAVAAAVAVTLFATRADLFRSAAETAEQRLCAFEGKSQARLADGSTVWLHGGSTLTYDARFAAGERRVKLRGEGFFEVAKDSERPFTVEVEGLKINVHGTKFNVRTAADRCVSVSLVEGSVSLDTGRGSRRLLRPGEIACYDPDTRKVVIGRGNVAMESCWAAGKLAFERQSLGEICRYMARWYDTEIHITPALAHNYAYTFTITNEPLEEILRIMSRINPIAYTFAEDNTVTISELE is encoded by the coding sequence ATGAATCCGGACAACCATACCTGGGACCTTCTGGTCGGCGCCCTCAAAGGCACGCTCGGCGAGGCCGAACAGCGCGAATTCGACCGATGGGCCGCCGAAGCGGAAAACCGCCGCTTCTACAACAACCTGACCCGCGTATGGCGCGAAATACAGCAGCGGGCCGCGGCTTACGAGCCGGACCGCGACCGGCTGTGGCGGCAGTTGCAGCAACGGATCGGAACCTACGAAATTCCGCATGCGGACCAGCTCCCGAAACGTCGCCGGAGCCACCTGCTGCAAATGGCCATAGCTGTCGCCGCGGCAGTCGCCGTGACCCTTTTCGCAACCCGCGCCGACCTCTTCCGCTCCGCCGCAGAGACGGCGGAACAGCGGCTCTGCGCCTTCGAAGGCAAGTCGCAGGCCCGGCTGGCCGACGGCTCGACGGTCTGGCTCCACGGCGGATCGACGCTCACCTACGACGCCCGTTTCGCCGCCGGGGAACGCCGCGTGAAACTCCGCGGCGAAGGGTTCTTCGAGGTGGCCAAAGACTCCGAACGCCCCTTCACCGTCGAGGTCGAAGGGCTGAAAATAAACGTCCACGGCACGAAATTCAACGTCCGCACCGCGGCCGACCGCTGCGTGTCGGTCTCGCTGGTCGAAGGCTCGGTGTCGCTCGACACCGGGCGCGGCAGCCGCAGACTGCTGCGTCCCGGGGAGATCGCCTGCTACGACCCCGACACGCGCAAAGTGGTCATCGGTCGCGGCAACGTGGCGATGGAATCCTGCTGGGCCGCGGGAAAACTCGCGTTCGAACGGCAGTCGCTGGGCGAAATCTGCCGCTACATGGCACGCTGGTACGACACCGAAATCCACATCACCCCGGCCCTCGCACACAACTACGCCTACACGTTCACCATTACCAACGAACCGCTCGAAGAGATCCTGCGCATCATGAGCCGCATCAACCCCATCGCCTACACGTTCGCCGAAGACAACACCGTCACGATTTCCGAACTCGAATAA
- a CDS encoding DUF6549 family protein gives MKKYLFAYAVLATALLFFTCRHYRAENRRLVENQTALAADVTRYRTRLGAEAASVQALRLRCGEFETLRAADAEQIRRLGIRLRRLEAAAKAVAVTDAEIRTPLRDTVVVRIHDTLPVRDTVRMFRWRDPWISVEGRIGRDSAACRIRSVDTLRQAVHRIPRRFLFIRWGTKALRQEIVSTNPHTRIVYAEYVKIER, from the coding sequence GTGAAAAAATACCTCTTTGCGTATGCGGTTCTTGCAACCGCACTGCTGTTTTTCACCTGCCGCCATTACCGCGCCGAGAACCGGCGGCTGGTCGAAAACCAGACGGCCCTGGCGGCCGACGTCACCCGTTACCGCACACGACTGGGCGCGGAGGCGGCCTCGGTGCAGGCCCTCCGGCTGCGGTGCGGGGAGTTCGAAACGCTGCGCGCGGCCGACGCCGAGCAGATCCGGCGCCTCGGCATCCGGCTCCGCAGGCTCGAAGCCGCCGCCAAGGCCGTCGCCGTCACCGACGCCGAAATCCGCACCCCGCTGCGCGACACCGTCGTCGTCCGGATACACGACACGCTCCCCGTACGCGACACCGTCCGGATGTTCCGCTGGCGCGACCCGTGGATTTCGGTCGAAGGACGCATCGGCCGCGACTCGGCCGCCTGCCGCATCCGCAGCGTCGACACCCTGCGCCAGGCGGTCCACCGCATCCCGCGCCGTTTCCTCTTCATCCGCTGGGGCACGAAGGCCCTCCGGCAGGAGATCGTCTCGACCAATCCCCACACACGGATCGTCTATGCGGAGTACGTGAAAATCGAACGCTGA
- a CDS encoding aminotransferase class IV: MTGLYLYQTVHLARGRARNVAGHIAVLDAASRELFGRPYAPAAERLAKRIETLSAAERYPAGVSGFVRIELDPDGTERLLPAGVSLYDGYAFRSLQPEAVTVGYDLTLSEAPTSAREAAAQLARRLAERRGAEVAVRCDSAGILRSADDAPLLAIAGRTVLTAPGPASVERRLAMLAVRAAGLELREEAFGRADLPSLDELFFADHRGVTSLLRCDGLPLMTFVAERIAEAMEGLFPKK; the protein is encoded by the coding sequence TTGACCGGTCTCTACCTATACCAGACCGTGCATCTGGCCCGGGGCCGCGCGCGCAACGTCGCCGGACACATCGCCGTGCTCGACGCCGCGTCGCGCGAACTGTTCGGACGCCCCTACGCCCCCGCCGCAGAGCGGCTCGCGAAGCGTATCGAGACGCTCTCCGCCGCGGAACGCTATCCGGCAGGCGTGTCGGGCTTCGTGCGCATCGAACTGGACCCCGACGGCACGGAACGTCTGCTCCCGGCAGGGGTGTCGCTCTACGACGGCTACGCCTTCCGGAGCCTTCAGCCCGAAGCCGTGACCGTCGGATACGATCTGACGCTCTCCGAGGCTCCGACTTCCGCGCGCGAGGCCGCAGCGCAACTGGCACGCAGGCTGGCCGAACGACGCGGGGCGGAAGTCGCCGTGCGCTGCGACAGCGCGGGAATTCTCCGCTCGGCCGACGACGCGCCGCTGCTGGCCATCGCCGGCCGCACCGTCCTGACGGCCCCCGGCCCCGCAAGCGTCGAACGCCGCCTGGCCATGCTGGCCGTTCGGGCCGCAGGGCTGGAACTGCGCGAAGAGGCCTTCGGACGCGCCGACCTGCCCTCGCTCGACGAACTTTTCTTCGCCGACCACCGGGGCGTCACCTCGCTTTTGCGCTGCGACGGGCTGCCGCTGATGACCTTCGTCGCCGAACGCATCGCCGAAGCGATGGAGGGTCTTTTTCCGAAAAAATAG